One Stratiformator vulcanicus genomic window, AAGACCTGATCACCTATTTGGTCGTCGCTGCGGTCCTGCTTCCGGTGGCGATGGTCGCAGCCGGGATCACATACGCCGTTATCTTTGCCGTATCCTACTTTCTTTTGGCCGTCTGGCTGGGCTTTTCGATCCCGCTGTACGTCCTCCACATCATCGCCTCGGTCGGCCTTGTCGCCTTGTTCTGGCTCAACAAGCGGGTGGAGCAGGCGGCATGGGCGCCGGTCCGAATTCGCAATGAGGTCGTGAATACGACAGTTCGGGTCTCACAGATGACCGGTGCCGGCTGGCTGCTGCTCCTGCAAAGCCCGCGCGACATGAATCCGGTCCTGCGGGGAGCGTCCAATCTCTTTTTGTTCGCCCCGCGCCTGTTCGATTTGTTCGGGGCGATCATCGGCCGGGTTTGGAACATGCGGACGATCGACGTCGCATCATGCGGACGGGCCGTCACGCTTCTGCTCAACGCCCGCGGAAAGGTCAATCTGGCAGAACTCGTCAACGAGTTTCAGCAGCACGACCCGCAAAAACTGGTGGACGATCTCGCCGCAGTCGATGGCGTCGTATTCCTGGTCACAGATCCGCCCGGGGTCACGCTCTCCCCGTTGGTCGCTGATGAATACAAAGCATGGCGCGATGCGAAACGCGGGCAGACGACGTCCACCACTGATTAACGGGGCTGCCTCGTTACTCGTTCTCGTTACCTCACGGAAACCTCTCACTCATACCATCGACCGTGGCATTGCAATCGACCGACGACCGGCCCGACCCGGTATTCGAAATCGTTCCGGCCATCGGGGCCGCTCCGATTGAGCAACTCGTCGCTGCGTTCTATCGGCGAGTCGCCACCGATGATTTGTTGCGACCGATGTATCCGGACGAAGCGCTCGACGAAGCCGAGCAACGCCTGCGTGACTTTCTGATCTTCCGCTGTGGCGGCAGCGAGGCTTATTTGACGAACCGCGGACATCCACGCCTGCGGATGCGGCACGCGCCGTTCGCGATTGACCAAGCCGCGCGAGATCGGTGGGTCAAACTGATGGACGAAGCATTCGAGGAGGTCAATATCCCCGACCCGCAACGTTCGACGCTTCAAGAATTCCTCAGGGCGACAGCGACGTTCTTGCGGAATCGCGAATAACCAATTCGACGCCGGATCGACGGACCAAGGGCGTCGCCTAAGTATTACAGGTCGTCGCTCTTCTTGATCGCTTCCCGTGCGGTCGAAGCCGCGTACCGGACCGAAGACTCTTCGTCCTCGCGTTGAAGCCGCGTCATCTGTTGCACATAGCGGCTCGCTCGCGGTCCGAGGCTCTCGATGCTTCGAATCGTTTCCACTCGGACATCGGTCTCGGAATCGTCAAGCCCCGCTTCCAAGGCATCCAGTGCGCGATCGTCATCAATCGCCATATGCGCCAGCACCCGGACCGACGTCACCCGCTCTTCGACGGAGCTCGATGTCGCCAGCACTTCCGTCCAATGACTTCTGGTTTGCTGATAAGCCACTGCCGGGCCGCGGAGAGACCATATCCACAGGCAAAGGATCAGCAGCAAGGAACCCGCTGCCGCGATCGACCACGAGGGAAACTCGAAGCGGGTGGGGAATCCCGCGTTTGTGCGGCCCGTCTTCGTTGATCGTGTCGACGTACTTCGACTCGAACCCCGCCGCACCGGGGCGGTCACGGTCGCTTCAGGATCGGAGTCTTTCGAGGCCGCCTTCTTTGATCGTCCGGTGCGTGAGACCGGAGCCAGAAATACGTCATCCATCCGGTCGAGCGCACGGGCCACTTCGGTGGCTGACTCGGGGCGGTCTTCGATCGCCTTTTGAAGCAGGTTATCGACCACCCCGACCAGTTCGTCAGGCGCGTCGGGCACGACCGACGACAGCAGCGGCGGTTCTTTTTTCAGATGCTGGTTCAGGACGTCAGCCGGGTTATCCGCTTTGAATGGGGGCTGCCCCGTCACCAATTCGAACAGAACCACGCCGAGCGCATATAAGTCGGTCTGTGGACATGGCTCCGGGCGACCGCGGATCTGCTCCGGGGCCATGTAGCGAAAGGTTCCCAACGTCCGCCCGGCAGCCGTCAATTTTGAGGCCGCGTGCACCGTTGCGAGGCCGAAGTCGGCAAGCTTCAAACGGCCCTTGGACGTGAGCAAAAAGTTGCCCGGCTTGATATCGCGATGGATGATGCCCCGCTCATGGGCGAATTGCAGCCCGGCACACATTTGCCCGGCGTACAGAATCGTCAGGTCGGAAGAAATCCGTCCCTTGTCGCGCAACTGGTCATCGAGCGTTCCCCCGTCGATGAACTCCATCGCGTAGAAGCGACGATCGCCTTCACAGACGCCACCGAAACTCGACACGATGTTCGGATGCTTCAGACCCTTAACGATCTCAATCTCACGCTCGAAGCGGGAGAGGATCGTCTGATCGCTAATGTCTGTGGGCACTAACTTAACCGCGAAAATGCGATCGTTCTTGACGAATCGAGCCTTGTAAACGACTCCCATGCCCCCTTCGCCGACTTTCTCAAGTAGCTCGAAGGGCCAGAGCCAGCGGTTTTCGATCATGGCCCGATCAGGAGAAGAACGTTGTGGGCATTAAACGTCGCAGTTGAACGTCGAGACTGACAGGAGTCTGAGAAACCGTCCGCCAGCCGATCGACCGAGAGTCCGAATCGATCGTGGATGGTCACAAAGGTCTATCGTAATTGACCGGATGCCTCCGACGCAAAAGCACCACTTTGTTCACGACTCTGTGCGGGGAGTGATCCTCGAATCGCTAGTGGGTGAAAGCGTGTTTGGGTCCTCTGTCTCAGTCTTCGAACGAGGGCAGCCTCATCTTGAACTGGTCGACCAAAAAGGCGAGTTCATCGGCCGTTTCCTCGA contains:
- a CDS encoding globin domain-containing protein, which gives rise to MALQSTDDRPDPVFEIVPAIGAAPIEQLVAAFYRRVATDDLLRPMYPDEALDEAEQRLRDFLIFRCGGSEAYLTNRGHPRLRMRHAPFAIDQAARDRWVKLMDEAFEEVNIPDPQRSTLQEFLRATATFLRNRE
- a CDS encoding serine/threonine-protein kinase → MIENRWLWPFELLEKVGEGGMGVVYKARFVKNDRIFAVKLVPTDISDQTILSRFEREIEIVKGLKHPNIVSSFGGVCEGDRRFYAMEFIDGGTLDDQLRDKGRISSDLTILYAGQMCAGLQFAHERGIIHRDIKPGNFLLTSKGRLKLADFGLATVHAASKLTAAGRTLGTFRYMAPEQIRGRPEPCPQTDLYALGVVLFELVTGQPPFKADNPADVLNQHLKKEPPLLSSVVPDAPDELVGVVDNLLQKAIEDRPESATEVARALDRMDDVFLAPVSRTGRSKKAASKDSDPEATVTAPVRRGSSRSTSTRSTKTGRTNAGFPTRFEFPSWSIAAAGSLLLILCLWIWSLRGPAVAYQQTRSHWTEVLATSSSVEERVTSVRVLAHMAIDDDRALDALEAGLDDSETDVRVETIRSIESLGPRASRYVQQMTRLQREDEESSVRYAASTAREAIKKSDDL